From Deferrisoma camini S3R1, the proteins below share one genomic window:
- a CDS encoding tetratricopeptide repeat protein: MRPSRLVPWIVAGLLAACAGPRPAPTPAPTEQAPALGEAAARLGPAQWAARARAALERGEYGRAIEAAQRARTLDPDLAEAWRLEARAREATGDLAGAREAWAGVVDRLPGDAGAVEAYARLSARLGREAESWQGLADRGAVAAGWAGWLALRAGRVDEASRLLETAVGAEEGDRWWVPLGRARLLRGDLAGAAEAAQAAVERWPRDPEAWGLRGDVAREQGLGAEARSAYEEALRLDPGRYAARVNLAVVLLGQGEAAEAEAVLREAIEKEPERPEAWNDLGLALRSQGRYAEAAEAYRKALEVRPGYLPALKNLGICYEKYLGRLADAIQVYDRYLELSPDDRDVARWRKAAKRRAGER, encoded by the coding sequence ATGAGGCCCTCCCGGCTCGTGCCCTGGATCGTGGCGGGCCTGCTGGCCGCCTGCGCCGGCCCGCGGCCCGCGCCGACCCCCGCGCCGACGGAACAAGCCCCGGCCCTGGGGGAGGCCGCGGCCCGGCTGGGCCCCGCCCAGTGGGCGGCCCGGGCCCGGGCCGCGCTCGAGCGGGGCGAGTACGGGAGGGCCATCGAGGCCGCCCAAAGGGCCCGGACCCTGGACCCGGACCTGGCCGAGGCCTGGCGGCTGGAGGCCCGGGCCCGGGAGGCCACCGGCGACCTGGCCGGAGCCCGGGAGGCCTGGGCCGGGGTGGTGGACCGGCTCCCCGGGGATGCCGGGGCCGTGGAGGCCTACGCCCGGCTCTCGGCCCGGCTGGGTCGCGAGGCGGAGAGCTGGCAGGGCCTGGCCGACCGGGGGGCCGTGGCCGCGGGGTGGGCCGGGTGGCTGGCCCTGCGGGCGGGGCGGGTGGACGAGGCGTCCCGGCTGCTGGAGACGGCGGTGGGGGCCGAGGAAGGGGATCGGTGGTGGGTGCCCTTGGGCCGGGCCCGGCTCCTGCGGGGGGACCTGGCCGGGGCGGCCGAGGCCGCGCAGGCGGCCGTGGAACGGTGGCCCCGGGATCCGGAGGCGTGGGGCCTGCGGGGGGACGTGGCCAGGGAGCAGGGGCTCGGCGCCGAGGCCCGCTCGGCGTACGAGGAGGCGCTTCGCCTGGATCCGGGGCGGTACGCGGCCCGGGTGAACCTGGCCGTGGTGCTCCTGGGCCAGGGGGAGGCGGCCGAGGCCGAGGCCGTGCTCCGGGAGGCGATCGAGAAGGAGCCCGAACGGCCCGAGGCCTGGAACGACCTGGGCCTGGCCCTTCGGTCCCAGGGCAGGTATGCGGAGGCGGCCGAGGCGTACCGAAAGGCCCTGGAGGTCCGGCCCGGCTACCTGCCGGCCCTCAAGAACCTGGGCATCTGCTACGAGAAGTACCTGGGGCGGCTGGCCGACGCGATCCAGGTGTACGACCGGTACCTGGAGCTGTCCCCGGACGACCGGGACGTGGCCCGGTGGCGCAAGGCGGCAAAACGAAGGGCAGGGGAGAGATGA
- a CDS encoding MotA/TolQ/ExbB proton channel family protein: MWEGLARAFQEGGVFMYAITGALGFGVAVILERLYWLLVRFNVDGRKFYGELRRLIEAGDLEAARDLCGDAPLPRILRAGIEAALGAGGTERAVQNAVDEEALAVIPKIEKRIHYLSMIANVATLLGLLGTILGLMQAFQAVAGADPSQKAAMLARGISMAMNTTAYGLLVAIPCMVFYAFLQSKAAKIVDEIDEYSVKLINLLTTSRREG; encoded by the coding sequence ATGTGGGAAGGTTTGGCCAGGGCGTTTCAGGAGGGAGGGGTGTTCATGTACGCCATCACCGGCGCCCTGGGGTTCGGGGTGGCGGTGATCCTGGAGCGCCTGTACTGGCTTCTGGTGCGGTTCAATGTGGACGGCCGGAAGTTCTACGGCGAGCTGAGACGCCTGATCGAGGCCGGAGATCTGGAGGCGGCCCGCGACCTGTGCGGGGACGCGCCCCTGCCCCGGATCCTGCGGGCCGGCATCGAGGCCGCCCTCGGCGCCGGGGGAACGGAGCGGGCGGTGCAGAACGCCGTGGACGAGGAGGCCCTGGCCGTGATCCCCAAGATCGAGAAGCGGATCCACTACCTGTCGATGATCGCGAACGTGGCAACCCTTCTGGGGCTCCTGGGCACGATCCTGGGCCTGATGCAGGCGTTCCAGGCCGTGGCCGGGGCCGACCCCTCCCAGAAGGCGGCCATGCTGGCCCGGGGCATCTCCATGGCGATGAACACCACGGCCTACGGCCTGCTGGTGGCGATCCCGTGCATGGTGTTCTACGCGTTCCTCCAGTCGAAGGCGGCGAAGATCGTGGACGAGATCGACGAGTACTCGGTGAAGCTGATCAACCTGCTGACCACCTCCCGGAGGGAGGGGTAG
- a CDS encoding ExbD/TolR family protein, whose protein sequence is MPGLRPSKRRHRVHADVELKLIPVMSLLVVLVPMLLQTAVFQKVAAISMSLPSADEVRYLEEPTPEELARSVTVAMTDEGFVVASGDETLERVPLTAEGGYDFEALAAALARVKRSFPGQEALVLLVEDAVRYEDVVHAMDRARPHFPDVSLADRVQAPVEE, encoded by the coding sequence ATGCCCGGCCTGCGGCCCAGCAAGCGGCGCCACCGGGTGCACGCGGACGTGGAGCTCAAGCTGATCCCGGTGATGAGCCTGCTCGTGGTGCTCGTGCCCATGCTGCTCCAGACCGCGGTGTTCCAGAAGGTGGCCGCCATCTCCATGAGCCTGCCCAGCGCCGACGAGGTCCGGTACCTGGAGGAGCCGACCCCCGAGGAGCTGGCCCGGTCGGTCACGGTGGCCATGACCGACGAGGGGTTCGTGGTGGCGTCGGGGGACGAGACGCTGGAGCGGGTGCCCCTGACGGCCGAGGGGGGGTACGACTTCGAGGCCCTGGCCGCGGCCCTGGCCCGGGTGAAGAGGTCGTTCCCCGGCCAGGAGGCCCTGGTGCTGCTGGTGGAGGACGCGGTGCGCTACGAGGACGTCGTGCACGCCATGGACCGGGCCCGGCCCCACTTCCCCGACGTGTCCCTGGCCGACCGGGTCCAGGCCCCGGTCGAGGAGTGA
- a CDS encoding ExbD/TolR family protein, translating to MPFSPTKRKKHFRRRPREMTLQITSMIDVFTILLVFLLKSYSTEGHLINIAEAIRLPTSTATLEVARAVSVGFNDRALYLDGELLVEDVTPYLASDDMAIPPLLRALEERAARVKEVAAKNPSVVFTGEIVLQGDREIPFRLLKKVIYTAGQAGYVNQSLAVFQEE from the coding sequence GTGCCGTTCTCGCCCACCAAGCGCAAGAAGCACTTCCGGCGCAGGCCCCGGGAGATGACCCTGCAGATCACGTCGATGATCGACGTGTTCACGATCCTGTTGGTGTTCCTCCTGAAGAGCTACTCCACCGAGGGCCACCTGATCAACATCGCCGAAGCGATCCGGCTGCCCACCTCCACGGCCACCCTCGAGGTGGCCCGGGCCGTGAGCGTGGGGTTCAACGACCGGGCCCTGTACCTGGACGGCGAGCTGCTGGTGGAGGACGTGACGCCCTATCTGGCCTCGGACGACATGGCGATCCCCCCGCTGCTGCGGGCCCTGGAGGAGCGGGCCGCGAGGGTCAAGGAGGTCGCGGCGAAGAACCCGTCGGTGGTGTTCACCGGTGAGATCGTGCTCCAGGGCGACCGGGAGATCCCGTTCCGGCTGCTCAAGAAGGTCATCTACACCGCGGGCCAGGCCGGGTACGTGAACCAGTCGCTGGCCGTGTTTCAGGAGGAGTAG
- a CDS encoding AgmX/PglI C-terminal domain-containing protein, translated as MGLAKPKPGAPAARRVLWVRFWRGDRRVGQVVAPTGRVRWGPSVGIEFAYPVPGVDRWEDLFLPGPRLVVRPGMTGEIRTGRSVLAVEDLEALGLLQGGRRRRWFGLTPAMEGTVEARGLRIEFSFGPPPLLEPVVRLGGVPRRFRRGLLSREEWPFALFSWALYGVLALLCLRLGTVPVPPAPKPEAVSRRFAKLIYEAPQERTRIQQELLAQRRAEEARRAPATEAKKEPAEPAPQPKPEPEREPKPQPEPEPRAQAPAEEAPQQTPPAPAAGPPAGEKPAGPAERPAGPSREQIRKRVANKGLLGLLSGRGRASVSRRRASVLQGGGAAADLDRVLEKVQGLEATPPAGGGGGGGSGGPAVATGVDEAASRVAAAPEPVELEGPAEEAVEAPQEEGWDEVTMREVLAELHRAVGAYLGGLRYLYNRALRRNPDLEGKFTVRMTVGPDGRIQALEVVESTLGDPELEKALLARIRRWTLPAVADRPVTVTYPFVFFPSM; from the coding sequence ATGGGGCTGGCCAAGCCGAAGCCGGGTGCCCCCGCCGCCCGTCGGGTGCTGTGGGTGCGGTTCTGGCGGGGCGACCGCCGGGTGGGGCAGGTGGTCGCCCCCACCGGCCGGGTCCGGTGGGGGCCCAGCGTGGGGATCGAGTTCGCATACCCCGTGCCGGGGGTGGACCGTTGGGAAGACCTGTTCCTGCCGGGCCCGCGGCTGGTGGTACGGCCCGGCATGACCGGCGAGATCCGTACGGGCCGGTCGGTGCTGGCCGTGGAGGACCTGGAGGCCCTGGGGCTCCTGCAGGGGGGGCGCCGCCGCCGGTGGTTCGGCCTGACCCCGGCCATGGAGGGCACGGTGGAGGCCCGGGGCCTCCGCATCGAGTTCTCGTTCGGGCCTCCGCCCCTGCTGGAGCCGGTGGTCCGGTTGGGCGGGGTGCCCCGCCGGTTCCGCCGCGGGCTGCTGAGCCGGGAGGAGTGGCCGTTCGCCCTGTTCTCGTGGGCCCTGTACGGCGTGCTGGCCCTCCTGTGCCTGCGCCTGGGCACGGTGCCCGTGCCCCCCGCCCCCAAGCCCGAGGCGGTGAGCCGGCGGTTCGCGAAGCTGATCTACGAGGCCCCCCAGGAACGCACCCGGATCCAGCAGGAGCTCCTGGCCCAACGCCGGGCCGAGGAGGCCCGGAGGGCGCCCGCGACCGAGGCGAAGAAGGAGCCCGCCGAACCCGCGCCCCAGCCCAAGCCGGAGCCGGAACGCGAGCCGAAACCGCAACCCGAGCCCGAGCCCCGGGCGCAAGCCCCGGCCGAGGAGGCGCCCCAGCAGACTCCGCCGGCCCCCGCGGCCGGGCCCCCGGCCGGGGAGAAGCCGGCCGGCCCGGCGGAGCGGCCCGCCGGACCCAGCCGCGAGCAGATCCGCAAGAGGGTGGCCAACAAGGGCCTCCTGGGGCTTCTGAGTGGCCGGGGCCGGGCCTCGGTGTCCCGCCGCCGGGCCTCGGTGCTCCAGGGCGGCGGAGCGGCCGCGGACCTGGACCGGGTGCTGGAGAAGGTCCAGGGGCTCGAGGCCACCCCGCCCGCGGGGGGCGGCGGGGGCGGGGGCTCGGGCGGGCCCGCGGTGGCCACCGGGGTGGACGAGGCCGCGAGCCGGGTGGCGGCGGCCCCGGAACCGGTGGAGCTGGAGGGCCCGGCCGAGGAGGCCGTGGAGGCGCCCCAGGAGGAGGGGTGGGACGAGGTCACGATGCGCGAGGTGCTGGCCGAGCTCCACCGGGCCGTGGGCGCCTACCTGGGTGGGCTGCGGTACCTGTACAACCGGGCCCTGCGCCGCAACCCCGACCTGGAGGGCAAGTTCACGGTGCGCATGACCGTGGGGCCGGACGGCAGGATCCAGGCCCTGGAGGTGGTGGAATCCACCCTGGGGGATCCCGAGCTGGAGAAGGCCCTGCTCGCCCGGATCCGCCGTTGGACCCTTCCGGCCGTGGCGGACCGTCCGGTCACGGTCACCTATCCGTTCGTGTTCTTCCCGAGCATGTGA
- a CDS encoding HEAT repeat domain-containing protein: MGSRACAVAVAAVLTLAGPGTRAQVQGAAAAAARVEAVAQDPAALADLMGDGTLAPAARARALLALGRLWSGPLESEARLLLARSLEDPSPRVRRAAVRVVGELGERPLERTVLKRAAEDPDPGVRREALAAVERWTRPTHLYYLEAALGFGDPGVRAQALRNLGRLGVRDLRPELVAAVRTALRRGSPAERAAALGALRAWDRLGDEDLADLLQDPGAPEFLVLQALEAARGREGVADAVADLLARSKGLRTAWAAFTWLRQEAPGHDRVAPAVARIVDGETRRNRALLEMAAYLKGEGYRVEQTPSGWRVLGKGP, translated from the coding sequence ATGGGGAGCCGAGCCTGCGCCGTGGCCGTCGCGGCCGTCCTGACGCTCGCCGGGCCGGGGACCCGAGCCCAGGTCCAGGGGGCTGCTGCCGCGGCCGCCCGGGTCGAGGCCGTGGCCCAAGACCCGGCGGCGCTGGCCGACCTGATGGGGGACGGCACCCTCGCGCCCGCGGCGCGGGCCCGGGCGCTGCTGGCCCTGGGCCGGCTGTGGTCGGGGCCGCTGGAGTCCGAGGCCCGGCTCCTGCTGGCCCGGAGCCTGGAGGATCCGTCGCCCCGGGTGCGCCGGGCGGCCGTGCGGGTGGTGGGGGAGCTGGGGGAACGGCCCCTGGAGCGGACCGTTCTGAAACGCGCGGCCGAGGACCCCGACCCCGGGGTCCGGCGCGAGGCCCTGGCCGCGGTGGAACGCTGGACCCGCCCCACCCACCTGTACTACCTGGAGGCCGCGCTCGGCTTCGGGGACCCGGGCGTACGCGCCCAGGCCCTGCGGAACCTGGGCCGTTTGGGGGTCAGGGACCTGCGGCCCGAGCTGGTGGCCGCGGTGCGGACCGCCCTGCGCCGGGGCTCCCCGGCGGAGCGGGCGGCCGCCCTGGGGGCGCTGAGGGCCTGGGACCGGCTGGGGGACGAGGATCTGGCCGACCTGCTGCAGGACCCCGGCGCCCCGGAGTTCCTGGTGCTGCAGGCCCTGGAGGCGGCGCGGGGCCGGGAGGGGGTGGCGGATGCCGTGGCCGACCTGCTGGCCCGGTCCAAGGGGCTTCGCACGGCCTGGGCCGCGTTCACCTGGCTGCGGCAGGAGGCGCCGGGCCACGACCGGGTGGCCCCGGCCGTGGCCCGGATCGTGGACGGCGAGACCCGCCGGAACCGGGCCCTGCTCGAGATGGCCGCCTACCTCAAGGGCGAGGGGTACCGCGTGGAACAGACCCCCTCGGGCTGGCGGGTGCTGGGGAAGGGGCCGTGA
- a CDS encoding HEAT repeat domain-containing protein, with amino-acid sequence MLDRLLDELRSEDKLQIQKGLEGLSELFPQLEGPSFEEAVQAVSALFYIDPMDHPELIPVLEQAEEVLAEQRTRIIPVLLEMLAESDLKTHFHLAAVLGRMGYAAVDPLLQAYRTAERDDDRVFLLYAFGKIRDPEVVRALPVLFEAMEDPNPEVRDTASRAVGKICEYVKPDRVDQTLRKEMFDRLMARLSDRYAGVRSKAVRSLGKMARFGYLEPEQKEQLASMLARILGEDDAENWDVAYVVRAEAAKAKQFVG; translated from the coding sequence ATGCTCGACCGACTGCTCGACGAACTGCGCAGCGAGGACAAACTGCAGATCCAGAAGGGGCTGGAGGGTCTGTCGGAGCTCTTTCCCCAGCTGGAGGGCCCCTCGTTCGAGGAGGCGGTCCAGGCGGTGTCGGCCCTGTTCTACATCGACCCCATGGATCATCCCGAACTGATCCCCGTGCTGGAGCAGGCCGAGGAGGTGCTGGCCGAGCAACGCACCCGGATCATCCCGGTGCTCCTGGAGATGCTGGCCGAGTCCGACCTGAAGACCCACTTCCACCTGGCGGCCGTGCTGGGCCGCATGGGGTACGCGGCCGTGGACCCGCTGCTCCAGGCCTACCGCACGGCCGAGCGGGACGACGACCGGGTGTTCCTGCTGTACGCCTTCGGCAAGATCCGGGACCCCGAGGTGGTGCGGGCCCTGCCCGTGCTGTTCGAGGCCATGGAGGACCCCAACCCCGAGGTTCGCGACACCGCGTCTCGGGCGGTGGGCAAGATCTGCGAGTACGTGAAGCCCGACCGGGTGGACCAGACGCTGCGCAAGGAGATGTTCGACCGGCTCATGGCCCGGCTGTCGGACCGGTACGCCGGGGTGCGCAGCAAGGCGGTGCGGAGCCTGGGGAAGATGGCCCGGTTCGGCTACCTGGAGCCCGAGCAGAAGGAGCAGCTCGCCTCCATGCTGGCCCGGATCCTCGGCGAGGACGACGCCGAGAACTGGGACGTGGCCTACGTGGTCCGGGCCGAGGCCGCCAAGGCCAAGCAGTTCGTGGGCTAG